A segment of the Chloroflexota bacterium genome:
CCCCGGCCAGCGGCTGGAGAATGAATAGGCTCAAGCGTTGTGAAAGTAGGCCGAAGAAAGTCAACAGGGCCAGCGGCCATGCTTTTTGTAAAAGGTGAGCGACATCCGAGAACGCAACTGCGAAATGAAAAGTGAGATCGGGAATGTAAATACGGCACAGGATTGCCGCCAGCCCGGCAACGATCATTTGGCAGGCCAGGAGCCAGGCGCACAACGCCAGCAAATCGCCTTCATTCTTCACCAACAGCGCCGCACCAGCTATCTGCAACAAAGCGGCGATCACGTTCAGGGCCAGAATCAAGCTCATGCGCTCGAACGCTCGCGCCAGCGCGCTGAGGACGGTGAAGAAGGCGAGGGGCAACAACGAAAGCAGAAGCAGGCTCAGGGCTGGCCGGGCCGGGCCGGGCAAAGGCCAGGCAAAGGTGGCGGCCATGATGCCTCCGATCCATAAAACCGACAGGCCGAGTTGAAGCCAGATGGCCGCCGTCGTCAGATGCGTGATGCGGCCTGCGCGTGCCGTCTCGCGGATCAGCAAAGTATCTGTGCCAAACGTCGTGAAGACGTTGCCCAGAAAGGCCAGCGTCGCCACGAGGGCGTACTGCCCGAAAACTTCGACGCCTAAACGGCGGGCCAGCAGGGCGTGGAACAGAACCGCCAAGCTTAACACCGCCACTCGCGCCAGCAAGAGCCATAGCGAATTTAACCCCAGCCGCCTGATCATGTGCGTCTCAACCGTAGCCAGAGAAAAGGCGAATCGGCGACGCCGACCTTGCGCCGCAAGCGAGCTAATGGCGCATTTGGATCATAGAGACATTCCAGATTGTAACCGCCCAACGAGTCATTGATGTGATGATGATAATAAGCCGCCATCTCCGAAAAACCCAGCGCGGTGTAATAGGCTTGAGTTCGCTGGCGGGCAAGGGCTACTTCCGATTCTGAGTAAAGCGGGCTGTCCAAAATGTGAAGCTCCCCTGGCGAAGTCAACAAAGGGAACAGTTGATCAATCAGAGCATGCAAATCTGGGAAGTATTGAATAACGCTGGCCAGGACGATAACATTGAAGCTTGTTTGAGGAAAAGGGGAATGGAAAACGTCGGCCCAAACAAACGAGAGGCGGCTTCCCCTGGCAAAAACTCGCGCCGCCTGCTTCAGTTCAGACCAGTTCACATCGAGTCCCCAGGCATGGCAAGCGGGCAGTTGCGCCAATTTGTGAGTCAGCCAGCCGTTGCCGCAACCCAGATCGAGAATCGTCAGCGGCTTCGGCAGGCGATTCAAGTAAGCGGTCAGTCGCAAAGCCGAAGCGGCGCGTGCCCGCCACTCGGCCTGCAACGGGTGCGAAGGCGGGGCTTGCGGCAGGCGAGACACTTGCTCATCTAAATACAGTCGCCCCTCTTTCTCGCGCACCCGGAGGTACAAGTCAACGTCCTTCATATGGCAAATATTGAAAGGTGAACACGAGAAAATCGCCCCAACAGTTGAACGGCCAGCGTTTTCCGAAATGCTCATCCAACGTCATCAGCCGCCGAGTCAAGCCGGGAAAGCGGCGCGGAAAATTTTCCATGTAAGACGGCGGGCAGAAAAGCGAAAGGCTTTGACGAGCAAGCAAGCGAAAGCTGGAATCAAACGCGCCGGCAACTTGCGATGGCCGAAAATAAAACGTGCGCACCTGCGCGCCTTCGACGTTTGCCAGAGCACCATCGCGGTTGAGCCGCCGCGCCGCCGTCCGCCAGTGGCCGCGAACCACTTGAGCCAACTCCCACGGGCAAATCGGCGGCATCACGACCCACACGACGTGCCCGCCCGGCTTGAGCAGGCGCGACAGTTGGCGTGTTACGACTCGCAAGTCCGGGATGCAGTTCAGGCCGCCGAAATTGGAGAAGACGGCCTCGAACGGGCCGCCCCTCACCTCAGCCAGATCGGTGAATGAACATTGTTGGACGGTGAAGCCGTCGTTTGACCGGGCGGCATTGATCTTGGCCTCAATCGCCGCAATCATGCCATCGGCCAGGTCGGTAGCGTGAACACGATAGCCTTGCGCGGCGAAGAAGGCGGCGTCGGCACCGGTGCCGGCATTAAGTTCAAGGATGGAAGCGCCGGGCCTCACGCGCCGCATCAAACTCTGGCGCTCCAGCCCGCGCGCCCAACGAATCACCGGATGGTTTTCGCAGTAGTCGTCGTACACCTCAGCCTTGCGCGAAAAGCCCAGGTTGACGCTTTCAAACTCAGGCATGGGCAGAGGCCATCCGGCGCAGGCGCGCTTCGGCGCGAAGCAAGCCGAGAAGATGATAAGGCGCGCGAGCCAGGCGCGGCCAGTCGCCTAAACGCCAGGCGCGCCTCAGGCGAAACTCGTGATGCACCCGCCCGTGCAGAACGCGATAGAACTCTTGTGGAAACGGGCCGCGATAGAGCATGGCAAGATCGTTTGAGTCGATCCAGTTCTGTTTCTCGCCCAACTCCAGCTTGACGCGCTCGAAGAACTTCGTGCCGGGCAGCGGGTAACTGACCGAGATGCCGATGTCGTCGGGCTGGCACTCGCGCACCATCTTGAGGGTGAGTTGAATGTCGCCCCAGGTTTCGCCGGGGTAGCCGAATTGTAGGAAGAAGCCGGTTTCTATACCCGACCCTTTCAACAACCGGGTTGCGTTATAAATATCCTGCACAGTACCGCCCTTGTCCATCGCATCCAGAATTTTCTGCGAGCCGGACTCAGCGCCGAGCCAGACTGTTTTGCAACCGGCAGAGGCCAGGGCCGCCGCCACATTTTCGTTGACCAGATCGGCGCGCTGGAGGCACTTGAAGGGAATGACAGAGCCGGCTTCCCTGACGAGGCGGCTGAACCGTTCGATCCAGCCGGGCTTGAGGCCGAAGATGTCGTCGGCAAACCAGAGGTGATCAGGTTGATAGTTTTCCTTCAACCACTTCATTTCGGCGGCCACATTTTCGGGCGAGCGCGAGTTGTAACGCTGGCCCCAGATCGGCTTGGCGCACCAGTTGCAGTGGTAAGGACAGCCGCGAGTCGTCACCATATTCATCGAGTAGTAGCCGTGCCGCTCGCGCCAGAGCTTTTGATAGCGCGGGATGTTCACCAGGTCCCAGGCCGGGAAGGGAAGCGAGTCGAGGTCGTGAATGTCGGGACGGCGGGTTGGGGCGTTCAATTGAACGCCCGTACGGCAGGCAAGGCCAAGGATTTGAGAGAGAGGTTGGGCAGAGCGGCCAGCAAGAGAGTCGAGGAGTTCGCCGAGAGTGAGTTCGCCTTCGCCGAGCAAAACGAAATCCGCGCCACGTTCGAGATAGAGGCTGGCGTGGTCGGTCATGTCTGCGCCGCAGACGATGACGACACAGCCGCGCGCTTTCGCTATGTCAATCATGGTCAAGGCGGCCTGGCGCATCCGCAGGAGGCACATTTTGGAGAGGTAATTGAAGTTATCTTCAAAGATGCAGGCGAAGCGCGGCTGAACCTTGTCAAGCACGGCGGCCCATTCTTCTTCCGACTCGGCCAACATGGCATCGAAGAGGGCAACCGAGTAGCCCTTGCTTCGGGCGTAGCTGACGGCATAAAGTGTGCCGAGCGGCGGGTAAGGTTGCATGGCCGCCCACAGCTTGGGGTCGAAGCGGAGGTAGTAGGATTGGCCGAAGAGGATGTCGGTCATGAGGCCATCATAGTCGGTCTCGCTAAGCGCCGCAAGAACTCAAGAAACTGCGGCATCGTCTTAAGATTTAAGTTGACACTTTCATAAGTAAATACTAAAATATAAGCAATGGACACTGCCTTACACGCACTTGCTGAACCCCACCGGCGGGACATTTTGCGGCTCATCCATAATAAGGAACTTTCTTCTGGAGAGATTGCTTCCCACTTTGAGATAACCGGCCCGGCTATTTCTCAACATTTGAAGGTTTTGGTGGATGCCAGGCTGGTTACTATGCGAAAGCAGGGAACCAAACGGTTGTATCAGGCCCGGCCAGAGGGCCTGGCCGAAGTCCGGGCATATTTGGAGAGGTTTTGGGAGGACAACCTCCAGCAACTCAAAATGGTCGCAGAGGCTGAAGAACGGAGAACAACCAGTCGTGGACCTGTCAGCAAAAAGCGCCGTGCTTGAGCGCAAAATTGCCATTGCCGCCAAGCCTGAAACCGTGTTTTCGTTTTTCACCGATCCGGTGAAGCTGGCTCGGTGGAAAGGGATGCGGGCCGAACTTGATCCGCGACCTGGCGGACTCTATCGCGTCAACATCAACGGGCGCGACGTAGCGCGTGGCGAATACATCGAGATTGTCCCTTACAGCCGCATTGTATTCACCTGGGGCTGGGAGGGTGAAAACAGCCCCCTGCTCCCTGGCGCTTCTACGGTTGAAATTACGCTCGTCGCCGACGGCAAGGGAACGATTGTCCATCTTCAGCATCACGGGTTGCCGCCCGAACAATATGATTTCCATGCAAAGGGTTGGGATCACTTTCTTCCACGTCTGGTAGAGGTCGCCGAGGGCCGGGACCCGGGGCCAGACCTTTGACCACAAATCGTTGAATTACCGCTTGTCTCTCCAATACCTTCGCCATTACGATGGGACGA
Coding sequences within it:
- a CDS encoding class I SAM-dependent methyltransferase, with translation MPEFESVNLGFSRKAEVYDDYCENHPVIRWARGLERQSLMRRVRPGASILELNAGTGADAAFFAAQGYRVHATDLADGMIAAIEAKINAARSNDGFTVQQCSFTDLAEVRGGPFEAVFSNFGGLNCIPDLRVVTRQLSRLLKPGGHVVWVVMPPICPWELAQVVRGHWRTAARRLNRDGALANVEGAQVRTFYFRPSQVAGAFDSSFRLLARQSLSLFCPPSYMENFPRRFPGLTRRLMTLDEHFGKRWPFNCWGDFLVFTFQYLPYEGR
- a CDS encoding methyltransferase domain-containing protein; amino-acid sequence: MKDVDLYLRVREKEGRLYLDEQVSRLPQAPPSHPLQAEWRARAASALRLTAYLNRLPKPLTILDLGCGNGWLTHKLAQLPACHAWGLDVNWSELKQAARVFARGSRLSFVWADVFHSPFPQTSFNVIVLASVIQYFPDLHALIDQLFPLLTSPGELHILDSPLYSESEVALARQRTQAYYTALGFSEMAAYYHHHINDSLGGYNLECLYDPNAPLARLRRKVGVADSPFLWLRLRRT
- a CDS encoding winged helix-turn-helix transcriptional regulator, translating into MDTALHALAEPHRRDILRLIHNKELSSGEIASHFEITGPAISQHLKVLVDARLVTMRKQGTKRLYQARPEGLAEVRAYLERFWEDNLQQLKMVAEAEERRTTSRGPVSKKRRA
- a CDS encoding oligosaccharide flippase family protein, which gives rise to MIRRLGLNSLWLLLARVAVLSLAVLFHALLARRLGVEVFGQYALVATLAFLGNVFTTFGTDTLLIRETARAGRITHLTTAAIWLQLGLSVLWIGGIMAATFAWPLPGPARPALSLLLLSLLPLAFFTVLSALARAFERMSLILALNVIAALLQIAGAALLVKNEGDLLALCAWLLACQMIVAGLAAILCRIYIPDLTFHFAVAFSDVAHLLQKAWPLALLTFFGLLSQRLSLFILQPLAGDAAVGYFSAAARLFEGLKLGHYALLGALLPVVARRGALETTRAFQIILAAMSILSLGMAAATTLFSAPIISAVYGSRFDASATALAVLVWALLPYTINACVSLMLVASGGELAILKGTAFTLLATAILQGALIQKFGLAGAAWGALEAECFQALVFIWLYQTTRLPTSFTSHDIRPA
- a CDS encoding SRPBCC domain-containing protein → MSAKSAVLERKIAIAAKPETVFSFFTDPVKLARWKGMRAELDPRPGGLYRVNINGRDVARGEYIEIVPYSRIVFTWGWEGENSPLLPGASTVEITLVADGKGTIVHLQHHGLPPEQYDFHAKGWDHFLPRLVEVAEGRDPGPDL
- a CDS encoding B12-binding domain-containing radical SAM protein, whose product is MTDILFGQSYYLRFDPKLWAAMQPYPPLGTLYAVSYARSKGYSVALFDAMLAESEEEWAAVLDKVQPRFACIFEDNFNYLSKMCLLRMRQAALTMIDIAKARGCVVIVCGADMTDHASLYLERGADFVLLGEGELTLGELLDSLAGRSAQPLSQILGLACRTGVQLNAPTRRPDIHDLDSLPFPAWDLVNIPRYQKLWRERHGYYSMNMVTTRGCPYHCNWCAKPIWGQRYNSRSPENVAAEMKWLKENYQPDHLWFADDIFGLKPGWIERFSRLVREAGSVIPFKCLQRADLVNENVAAALASAGCKTVWLGAESGSQKILDAMDKGGTVQDIYNATRLLKGSGIETGFFLQFGYPGETWGDIQLTLKMVRECQPDDIGISVSYPLPGTKFFERVKLELGEKQNWIDSNDLAMLYRGPFPQEFYRVLHGRVHHEFRLRRAWRLGDWPRLARAPYHLLGLLRAEARLRRMASAHA